tccttttttattatcaaaactatTAATAAAGCTGGAAGGCCGCACTTATAAATTACCTTATCATGGAAACCTCAAAAGAAGGATCATCCACTAAGAAGGCATTGAGTCTCCATCTGGGGTCCTTGGTATGGACTCTTTCAGCAAGTAATCCAATCCATTTATGGACATCTTGACCAACAAAAGAAGAGGTAATGACCCAAGCAACTGGAATTGCATTGTGGGTTGAGTCAAAAACAAGTAAAGTACAGAGGGGATACTGTTAAgagagacaaaaagaaaaagaaaatttaagtaTATCGCAGTACACAATCAAACTCAATAACCTTAGGCAAGAAGAAGTTAATAGCTGTTTATACATCGAAACATGGTAAACTCCTTCCTTCCTAAACTGCTTCTTGAGAAAACTCCCTATGCAAGATGTTAGGTGCAAGCACATAACCATCCAGTGGCATTAATTTTCTAATTACTGGTTACGTCACTATAACTAGGTTTAGCATAATAGTTCAAATAGATACCAAATCCTTGACATGTGTTCATTTCTCTCAGACCCCTTAATAtatcattaatattattaaaaaatggtGTTACCTTTTCTTGGGGCCCTAAGGCCAGCCTAACAACCACTCTATTTAAGTTCCCCAATATCTTAAGTAATAATGTAGCTGACAATTATCTTAATGTCCTACCCTGAAGATcatgctcctttttttttacagGACAACAAACAGAAAAACTTATTATCCCATGCCCAAAGATTAAAAGAGAATACACTACCTTAAGCTTCTTCAAGCCAAATGTTGAATGAGAAGCTATCGAACCATTATGTCCATAAAGGAGCATCTGTTGCAGCTGCCAGTCTGTCTGTATCCCCAAGATAAATGGTTCTGAACCAGAAttttcctgaaagtagaaaacATGCTTTTGATGGCGTTGGACCCACACCTTTATACTGCATTCATCACTTGCATGTAACTCATGTGAAGAATTACGAATAAGCCTTTCCATGTTACGAACATCATTTCGAGTGAGAAAATCATCACGATTGTGGGGTCCACCATGCCCCTGCACCACCTCCATATGATGCTGAATTACAGTGTCCAAAGATATTCCGACATAAAGCATAGACATCACTTTCTGCCGTAACTCTTCTGAGATTCGTGGAGCATACATAGCTCGTGTCCCTAAAGCATCCTGATCAAGTATCCCATGACATGGGGCTCCTGATTTATCTACATGCTTTCTTTGATTATAGATGATGAGGGCTAGGAGGGGGCGGGTATATAATCGTTTTACAGTAAAATGGCAAAGGCAGCCTCTCATCATGTGACGCCTCCCTGGCCTGCTCCCTTTCCCTGAGGCAGGCTTGATGTTTGAGCCATCTCCCATCCCAGACTCGCTGTCTCGGTAGTCTTCGGGACCATAAGAACACCAGTATCTAAAGAATCATCATAACAGATAATGTTAGTTCAATGTAACTTAGAAGAGATTGTTGAAATGCATAccctttttaatatttaaaaaataataataataactatgctatattttttttttttttttttgataagtaagaaaattatattaaaacctcaagaaaacaaaaggacaaACAGAGAGTACAGAGgaggaaacaaaaaaagaagaagaaaagtagaaaacaagaaaacaagcgAAGCCAACAAAGAACTAATTACAAAGAAGAGAACTAAGGAACATAGGGAtagaatcactagaggtgagtccccaagccctagaccaatcaaaaagagagcCACTAAAGTAAGCGAGCAGTTGGTCATCAGTTTTGTCCCTGTCCTCAAAAGTACGCCAATTTCGCTccctccaaatgcaccacattaGGCACAACGGAGCTAGATTCCAAACTCTAGAAGAGTGCTTTCCGAGCCAGTTCCACCAGCCGAAAAGCATATCTGCAATCGATCTtggcaagacccaagaaatcccaaaagatctaaacacCAAGCTCCACAACTGAAAAGCTTTTCCACAATGAAGAAGCAAGTGATTCGCCGTCTTCCCATTACTACGGCACAAAATGCACCAATCAACAAAATCGAAGCCTCTACACCGCAGAATGTCCCCTGTAAGAATCTTTTCCCAAGCTGCAGACCAGACAAAGAAGGAGACATGCATaggagccttaaccttccaaacacctttccaaggaaagataaTAGGCAAGGGACATCGAAGCTTATCATAGAACGATCGAACATCAAAATCCCCCTTCTTTGACAGTTTCCAAATCATACGGTCTCTTTGCTCAGAAAGAGGTAAATTAGAACCCAGGACATGAAGGAAATCATCCACAACACCCGACTCCCAATCATTCGGATTTCTAAGAAGGAGAACCTTCCAACTTCTCCGGGCCTCGGTTCCCAGACGCTCAAGAGACGAGGCTACAGATGCCTCCTTATTAATAGCAATCCCATACACTACCGGGAAGGATAGATGGAGAGGTAAGTTCCCACACCATTGATCCGTCCAAAACTTCACCCTATCCCCCGCCCCTACCTCGAATCAGATGTGTTTGGTAAACAACTCCCAACCTTTCCGGATCTTCTCCAtaaaccacacccatgaacaCCCCTGCCTAATTTGGACGACCAACCCCCCCACTCTTCCCCAAACTTCAAAGCTATAACCCTCCGCCAAAGACGAGTCTCCTCAACCCCAAACCGCCATAGCCATTTTCCTAGTAACGCTTTATTAAACGTAGTTAACTTCCTTATACCCAAACCACCATTGAACTTAGGAGCACACACCTTATCCCACCCCACCAAATGAATCTTCGAATCCCCCTACAAGAAGTCCCTCTGAATCTTCTCAATCTTATTAGCCACATGCGAGGGAATGGTAAAAAGGGATAAATAGTAAGTAGGAAGGCTAGAAAGCGTACTCTTAAGCAGCGTCAACCTACCACCTTTagataaatacaataataaCTATGTTATATGAAAACTGTTATCTACTGGAATACTGTTTTGTTGAAGACAATAAAGTTAACAGCTGAGGTTTACTGGAAAATAAATACctataattaaacatttaaggaaaaaaaaaaactgcattttaagaaattttttgctgaaaaatgtTACACAAAACATAACAATAATGAGCATAGTCTtaatgctttttcttttttttttttttttttgggttgaaggaagaagaaaagttgGAGAAAACCATCCAATCAGCACCTAGAGGATTGAATTTACATGGACAACATACAATGTGTATTCGAGATAGCCATCGACCCTTGGTTTGCTGATGCTCCCCTCAGGTCTCTTCCTTCTTGACTCAATGCGGAAACTAGCCGGACATTCAGCATTAGAAGATTCTCCTTTTACAAAATCGTCCACTCTAGCAAAAGGAATGAGAGCAATATCATCACCACCTTGGCGACCACCTTCTACTTTTACCCACTTTATCTGAGCAGCAGAAAACTCAGCACAAGGAGGATCTTGCACCGGAAGGTTTAGAATATCCTCCATTCTTGGCATctacaaaacaaaatgaaaatacaagTGACAATCAGACATATGACAGGTCATGGAAAGACACTCAGAGCATCAAGCACACGAGTGGACATAATCAGAGATTTAAAATAGGAAAATgcatcaaataaataaagagaaggGAGGAGTAGATGATTCAATAACTACATAATATACTTCTCAATGCCATTCTTAAACATTTAACTTTTTGGGTCAACCAAACAATGAAAACCATGAAGAAAGAAATCAATGAGGTTCTCAGTGCATAAAGATAAATATCAGAATACTAACGCCAAAAGTTGCTTTCAACTATTTACTCAAACACAATGCAAAGCAAACTGTATCTGAAATTTTCACCTTGAAGGCTTGAACAGTTTGAACCTATCATTTAGTCTTGAATTATGTTAAACCAAAGAACGTaatgcaaacaaacaaaaagcaaaaccGTGAAATGGGATACTTGTCATTAAACAACATAATGCTCTCTATAGCAAATTGACATGGTTAGGAGACAATAGAAACAATGACAGGATTATGAAGGTTGCCATGTTAACTTATAGAGAATGAAACTAAGGAAATTCTACTCTTCAATAAAACTCTTGGAAAATCTCAGTCTAAACTGAATAATTATCAAATTCAATCAAAATCTAATTTACAAATGCTTTGGCTTGGCTATTTATAAGTGCCAAGTCGAGAAGCCTTATGCTAAAATTACTTTGCAACAAACTCTAATTAtaccaagagccttgtagctcaactgacACCTCCTGATGTTTCCAATGGACATCCAAGATTCAAATCCCCCCCTTTCAagtattgaattatcaaaacaCAAACTCTGATTGCTCCCCCATTACAATATGTTACAAAAGACAAATCTAATGAATTGTTAAAAGGGCCAAGTTAATGAATGTCTAAGGGCAttggtttaggaactatttttagaaattttttatggaaaaagaaaaaaggtgaCTTACTTCTACtgtcttttatatttctcatgaaagtggtattaaaactttcctagAATGTCTAAAATGGTCCGTTAACAAATGCCGTAAAACTTTGTGATGCAGTGCTACATGCAATCAATGTTACATCCtgtatttcctttttttaacaaattccctaaataaccaaaattttcatttattttgtttgttttcagtaaCCTCTCAAAATTGGGACTGAAGAATTGAAGGAGCTAGTAACAAGACCACTACCTCCTAAGCTGTAACATATATAATCAGATAAtaagaccccaaaaaaaagactAAACAAGAAGATAGAATTTACCTTTGCTTCATGGCCCTTCATGTTTCTTCAACTGGTATAAACTCGAACCCTTGTAGTCCTGCACACAATCAAGAAAATGAAATcccaatttttttccaattaccACAAAAGGACCAGAAAATCAGAAAGTGAAAGAAACTGAAACgggaattactttttttttttttggagtttatgATTTCAACGAGAGTGGCATGAATGAGTGTGTAATTCCTAATTCAGAAAGGAAAAGGGTTTCGAGTTTCGATAATTTTGTGGAGTTCAGCTCTCTCTGTGATCAGACACAACTAGTGATACTGAAACGACCTCGAAATGACcgaagtcaaaaaaaaaaaaagttgtcgcCTGGTCGGTACTGTCAATGGGCTTCAAATTTGGGCCTCAAATTTGGGCCAGTTTAACTGGGAGATTGGACTTCCAAGGCTACTTGCACTAGACCGGGCTTACAGTAAGCCCAGCCCATTTAGGTCAGTGACATTGGTtattatagaaatttttttcccgaAATTTGAATGCCGAATAATAATATGATGATGAATGTCTTTAACCTATACTATCTATAAGAGGATTTCCCTCTTTAGACCGAACTTTTATGTaattcaaaaatacccttacgtttaagggaaaaaaattaaggacaaCTCAGTAAAATATATCtccaactccacttaaaatgcctacaaaatagaacaCTCTCCTACTAATTCatgtcttcaaaacaaacttatccaatttttttttttaaaagaaaattatgacagtacacaaaaaaaaaaaaaaaaaaaaaaacctcattgcATGTGCAAAGTGCATGTGATGAGgctacactacaaaaaaaaaatgcctataGCAGT
The sequence above is drawn from the Quercus lobata isolate SW786 chromosome 12, ValleyOak3.0 Primary Assembly, whole genome shotgun sequence genome and encodes:
- the LOC115970761 gene encoding uncharacterized protein LOC115970761, coding for MKGHEAKMPRMEDILNLPVQDPPCAEFSAAQIKWVKVEGGRQGGDDIALIPFARVDDFVKGESSNAECPASFRIESRRKRPEGSISKPRVDGYLEYTLYWCSYGPEDYRDSESGMGDGSNIKPASGKGSRPGRRHMMRGCLCHFTVKRLYTRPLLALIIYNQRKHVDKSGAPCHGILDQDALGTRAMYAPRISEELRQKVMSMLYVGISLDTVIQHHMEVVQGHGGPHNRDDFLTRNDVRNMERLIRNSSHELHASDECSIKVWVQRHQKHVFYFQENSGSEPFILGIQTDWQLQQMLLYGHNGSIASHSTFGLKKLKYPLCTLLVFDSTHNAIPVAWVITSSFVGQDVHKWIGLLAERVHTKDPRWRLNAFLVDDPSFEVSMIREVFQCRVLLCVWHIRRAWMRSILKKCCNFDVQREMFKHLGWILYCTRNGPNAMDAIEEFMQVFVDQRAFMDYFKIRWLPTIELWVNGVRSLPVASPEPHAAIESYHLRLKSKLYNEQHANSWARVDWLIHFLTTEFHSSYWLDQYSVETGYFENLRDKSFLTNAWFHAVHITDVDVILDEQNLELAKVISQTDRSLAYTVWNPGSEFSLCDCPWSRVGNLCKHVIKVAILCKNRQVARPLLAAQVYRQTLVSLLQNPPDDPLVLEHAILHATRLQQDIKGLEDLSNNGLLQPLPPEINSQLADNVLLFPRLH